Proteins encoded within one genomic window of Gadus chalcogrammus isolate NIFS_2021 chromosome 6, NIFS_Gcha_1.0, whole genome shotgun sequence:
- the bco2l gene encoding beta-carotene 15, 15-dioxygenase 2, like gives MSKKTGKPLQNASSTQRCPLAKGLVSIAALVNSAEETPQPVSTHIKGTIPSWINGSFLRNGPGKFEFGKDKYSHWFDGMAMMHRFYVKDGDVTYNSSFLRSDSYTKNSEKDRIVVSEFGTIAMPDPCKNIFARFFSRFKLPQATDNASVNFVKYKGDYFVSTETNYMRRVDPDSLETKEKVDWTQYVAVNSATAHPHYGRDGATYNMGNSYGKSGFFYNIVRVPPQETEGDGAKEDVADLYGAKVICSIPASEPRRPSYFHSFVMSENYIVFIEQPIKLDMLKAMLYQVQGKSFNKIMTWDPKCDTIFHLVNRHTGERSAVRYRGEPMFTLHQINAYEEGGCLVMDMCCGDDGAVIGDFTLENLRRGGEELDKFYNSMCRNLPRRYVIPLTVDEDTPMDQNLVHLSLCTATAKKTGPGEVYLTYEELFNDELLQYGGLEFPQINYAENNGRPYRYVYACGFGHVFSDSLLKMDVRTKELKAWRHHGLFPSEPVFVPAPNATEEDDGVVMSVIINPKEDKSTFLLVLDAKTFTELGRAEVPVNIPYGTHGVFNDMNQTAVTVTTTHRN, from the exons TCCTGAGGAACGGGCCCGGGAAGTTTGAGTTTGGGAAAGACAA GTACAGCCACTGGTTCGACGGCATGGCCATGATGCACCGCTTCTACGTGAAGGACGGAGACGTGACCTACAACAGCAGCTTCCTGCGGAGCGACTCCTACACCAAGAACTCGGAGAAGGACCGCATCGTGGTGTCAGAGTTCGGCACCATCGCCATGCCCGACCCCTGCAAGAACATCTTCGCCCGCTTCTTTTCCCGCTTCAAACTTCCCC AGGCCACGGACAACGCCAGCGTGAACTTCGTCAAGTACAAGGGGGACTACTTCGTCAGCACGGAGACCAACTACATGAGGAGGGTGGACCCCGATAGTCTGGAGACCAAGGAGAAG GTGGACTGGACGCAGTACGTGGCTGTCAACTCGGCCACGGCCCACCCACACTATGGCCGAGACGGGGCAACCTACAACATGGGCAACTCCTATGGAAAGAGTg GCTTCTTCTACAACATTGTGCGCGTCCCGCcccaggagacggagggggacgGGGCCAAGGAGGACGTGGCCGACCTGTACGGGGCAAAGGTCATCTGCTCCATCCCTGCCTCCGAGCCCCGGAGGCCGTCTTATTTCCACAGCTTTG TCATGTCTGAGAACTACATCGTGTTCATCGAGCAGCCAATCAAGCTGGACATGCTGAAGGCCATGCTCTACCAGGTTCAGGGCAAGAGCTTCAACAAGATCATGACCTGGGATCCCAAGTGCGACACCATCTTCCACCTGGTCAACCGGCACACTGGCGAG CGTAGCGCGGTCAGGTACCGCGGGGAGCCCATGTTCACGCTGCACCAGATCAACGCCTACGAGGAAGGCGGCTGCCTGGTGATGGACATGTGCTGCGGGGACGACGGCGCCGTCATCGGGGACTTCACCCTGGAGAACCTGCGCCGTGGCGGGGAGGAGCTGGACAAG TTCTACAACTCCATGTGCAGAAACCTCCCGAGGCGCTATGTCATTCCCCTCACTGTGGACGAAGACACCCCCATGGACCAGAACCTCGTCCACCTGTCCTTGTGCACGGCCACAGCCAAGAAGACGGGACCCGGAGAG GTTTACCTAACCTACGAGGAGCTCTTTAACGATGAGCTCCTGCAGTACGGGGGGCTGGAGTTCCCGCAGATAAATTACGCAGAGAACAACGGGCGGCCGTACCGCTACGTCTACGCCTGCGGCTTCGGCCACGTCTTCAGCGACTCACTGCTCAAGATGGACGTCCGCACCAAGGAGCTGAAG gcgtggcGTCACCACGGCTTGTTCCCCTCCGAGCCCGTGTTCGTCCCCGCACCCAACGCCACCGAGGAGGATGATGGCGTGGTCATGTCTGTCATCATCAACCCCAAAGAG GACAAGAGCACGTTCCTGCTTGTCCTGGACGCCAAGACCTTCACGGAGCTAGGACGCGCCGAGGTGCCCGTCAACATTCCGTACGGGACGCACGGCGTGTTTAACGACATGAACCAGACGGCTGTTACCGTGACGACGACACACCGCAACTGA